The proteins below come from a single Candidatus Rokuibacteriota bacterium genomic window:
- a CDS encoding aspartyl protease family protein, with protein MRAQCENKSAVEEKVGTFRVEVTVKNLREPTRSRTLSALVDTGATYMTLPRDVVETLGCEPIGKRRVLLANGREEEWPLGVILLALEGQELPTVCLIGPNGGPALLGAVTLEEFALRVDPVAKRLVPVRSYLTPLS; from the coding sequence AATCCGCTGTGGAGGAGAAGGTGGGGACGTTCCGGGTAGAGGTAACAGTCAAAAATCTCCGGGAGCCCACTCGGAGCCGAACCCTCTCTGCCCTCGTGGACACCGGCGCGACCTACATGACGCTGCCCCGCGACGTGGTAGAGACTCTCGGCTGTGAGCCGATCGGCAAGCGGCGAGTCCTTCTCGCCAACGGGCGCGAAGAGGAGTGGCCTTTGGGGGTGATCCTGCTCGCCTTGGAGGGGCAGGAACTGCCGACAGTTTGCCTCATCGGCCCCAACGGCGGACCGGCCCTGCTGGGTGCAGTAACGCTAGAAGAATTTGCCCTACGCGTTGATCCGGTAGCCAAGCGATTGGTCCCGGTTCGAAGCTACCTGACCCCGCTCAGCTGA